The DNA window AAGACCTTTCTACGGAGAATTGGTAGAATTTATGAGCTCTGGTCCTATCGTTGCTGCTGTTTTAGAAAAAGACAACGCAGTGGAAGACTTCAGAACATTGATCGGTGCTACTAATCCTGCAGAAGCTGCAGAAGGTACTATCAGAAAAATGTTTGCAAGAAGCATCGGAGAAAATGCAGTTCACGGTTCAGATTCTGACGAGAATGCATTGATCGAAGCTCAATTCCATTTTTCAGGAAGAGAGATTTTCTAAGAAAATCATCTTACAAAATAAAAATCCGGAGACTGTTCTCCGGATTTTGTTTTTTATAGCATGATCAGATCAGTCTAAAGGTTGTTTTCAATTGCTCCAACTTTCTCTCTGTATAGTTCAATGGGTTTATTAAGCAATACTGCTATTACGGTCATGTTTTTATCAAGCCTGTCTTTCGGAATATCGATATAAATAATGCCGGGTCTTTCACTCCAGTACAGTTTATTATAAAT is part of the Chryseobacterium lactis genome and encodes:
- a CDS encoding nucleoside-diphosphate kinase, giving the protein MSNITFTMIKPDAVADGHIGAILGKIAEGGFKIKALKLTQLTVADAKKFYEVHAERPFYGELVEFMSSGPIVAAVLEKDNAVEDFRTLIGATNPAEAAEGTIRKMFARSIGENAVHGSDSDENALIEAQFHFSGREIF